From a single Molothrus ater isolate BHLD 08-10-18 breed brown headed cowbird chromosome Z, BPBGC_Mater_1.1, whole genome shotgun sequence genomic region:
- the LOC118699668 gene encoding serine/threonine-protein kinase PAK 3-like, translating to MAALSGRVAVPRPGRAQCAEQLCGTLTAGEPADRRGLCQQDSEFFGFLPTGFVPCRLSSTAPAMEGVCAAAFTAFTVAYSGYFFTHLARHISRAWRESGLWSPKGTSEPPVAVCLPEEEAQGEEDAQQSVPAATAGPEHAASSSTSSVLAPAGAAAEGSEGASSPQAGKCSVSSSCIWSTSSSSGSWEQLGERTEDKCLAMLKMLVSEGDPEAEYTELETIGKGGFGTVCMAVETATGEEVAIKKISLLQESGSELCLNEIQVMRGNKHANLVNYVDSYLLDEELWLVMEYMDGGSLHDVIRETRLAEGEIAAVSRECLQGLDFLHSKQVIHRDVKSHNILLGLDGSVKLADFGLAAQLTAEQSKRRSAVGTTYWMAPEIFTRKLYGPKVDIWSFGIVGIEMVEGAPPYRMKTSRTVQELISSGGRPKLQNPRQQSAWLRDFLHCCLERDEDRRWSAQELLQHPFVTSAKPTSDLTPLIMATQQFMANRRY from the exons ATGGCAGCGTTGTCAGGCAGAGTTGCTGTGCCGAGGCCCGGAAGGGCTcagtgtgcagagcagctctgcgGCACGCTCACTGCAGGGGAACCTGCTGATCGACGAGGTCTCTGCCAGCAGGACTctgagttttttggttttctcccTACAGGCTTTGTCCCTTGCAGAttgagcagcactgctccagccaTGGAGGgagtgtgtgctgcagctttcaCGGCTTTTACCGTGGCTTATTCCGGGTACTTTTTCACCCACCTGGCAC GTCACATCAGCCGTGCCTGGAGAGAATCCGGTCTTTGG agccCTAAGGGAACCTCGGAGCCTCCAGTGGCTGTGTGTCTTCCTGAAGAAGAGGCCCAAGGGGAGGAAGATGCCCAGCAAAGTGTacctgctgccactgcagggcCTGAGCATGCAGCATCA agCTCCACCTCCTCTGTCCTggcacctgcaggagctgcagcagaaggctCTGAAGGAGCCTCCAGTCCCCAGGCTGGCAAGTGCAGCGTGAGCAGCTCGTGCATCTGGAGCACGAGTagctcctctggcagctgggagcagctgggagagaggacAGAGGACAAGTGCCTGGCCATGCTGA AGATGCTGGTGAGCGAGGGAGATCCTGAGGCTGAGTACACAGAGCTGGAAACCATTGGCAAAGG GGGTTTCGGCACGGTGTGCATGGCAGTGGAGACTGCCACAGGAGAAGAG GTGGCCATAAAGAAAATTAGTCTCCTGCAAGAGAGCGGCAGCGAACTGTGCCTGAATGAAATCCAGGTCATGCGTGGCAATAAGCACGCCAACCTTGTCAACTATGTAGACAG CTACCTGCTGGACGAGGAACTCTGGCTTGTGATGGAATACATGGACGGAGGTTCCTTACACGATGTCATCAGGGAGACTCGCCTGGCAGAAGGAGAGATAGCAGCTGTCTCTCGGGAG tgCCTGCAAGGCCTGGATTTCCTTCACTCCAAGCAAGTGATCCACCGAGACGTCAAAAGCCACAACATTCTCCTGGGTCTGGACGGATCCGTCAAGTTGG ctgattTTGGCCTTGCTGCTCAGCTGACCGCTGAGCAGAGCAAACGGAGATCAGCTGTTGGGACCACTTACTGGATGGCTCCAGAAATCTTCACCAGGAAGCTCTATGGCCCCAAAGTGGACATCTGGTCCTTTGGCATTGTGGGGATCGAGATGGTGGAAGGGGCGCCTCCTTACCGGATGAAAACCTCCCGCACG GTTCAAGAGCTGATCAGCAGTGGGGGCAGGCCAAAGCTGCAGAATCCCAGGCAACAGTCAGCGTGGTTGCGAGActttctgcactgctgcctgGAGAGGGACGAGGACAGGCGCTGGTCTGCCCAGGAACTGCTGCAG CATCCGTTTGTAACATCAGCCAAGCCGACCTCCGACCTGACGCCTCTGATCATGGCCACGCAGCAGTTTATGGCCAACAGGAGATACTAG